The window TCGCCGTTCGGCGCCTGCCCCGAGTGCACCGGCATCGGCACGCGCATGGAGGTCGACCCGGACCTGATCATCCCGGACGAGGAGAAGTCCCTGGACGAGGGCGCGGTCTCCCCGTGGTCCCTCGGGCACACCAAGGACTACTTCCAGCGCCTGATCGGCGCGCTCGCCGGGGAGCTCGGCTTCCGGACCGACATTCCGTGGGCCGGGCTGCCGCTGCGGGCGCGCAAGGCCCTGCTGTACGGCCACAAGACGCAGATTGAGGTCCGCTACCGCAACCGGTACGGGCGCGAGCGGGCGTACACCACCGCCTTCGAGGGCGCCGTGCCGTTCGTCAAGCGGCGGCACGCTGAGTCCGAGAGCGACGCCAGCCGCGAGCGCTTCGAGGGCTACATGCGCGAGGTGCCCTGCCCGACCTGTGAGGGCACCCGCCTCAAGCCGATCGTGCTCGCGGTCACGGTGATGGACCGGTCCATCGCCGACGTCGCCGCGATGTCGATCAGCGAGTGCGCGGACTTCCTGGGCCGGCTGCGGCTCGACGCCCGCGACAAGAAGATCGCCGAGCGGGTCCTGAAGGAGGTCAACGAGCGACTGCGGTTCCTCGTCGACGTCGGCCTGGACTACCTCTCGCTGAACCGCGCCGCCGGCACCCTCTCGGGCGGCGAGGCCCAGCGCATCCGGCTCGCCACCCAGATCGGCTCCGGCCTGGTGGGCGTGCTGTACGTCCTCGACGAGCCCTCCATCGGCCTGCACCAGCGGGACAACCACCGGCTGATCGAGACGCTGGTGCGGCTGCGCGACATGGGCAACACCCTGATCGTGGTCGAGCACGACGAGGACACCATCAAGGTCGCCGACTGGGTCGTGGACATCGGTCCCGGCGCCGGCGAGCACGGCGGCAAGGTGGTGCACAGCGGCTCGCTCAAGGAACTGCTGAAGAACACCGAGTCGATCACCGGGCAGTACCTGTCGGGCAAGCGGTCCATCCCGCTGCCGGACGTCCGCCGCCCCGTGGACGGCGAGCGCCGGCTGACCGTCCACGGCGCCAAGGAGAACAACCTCCGGGACATCGACGTGTCCTTCCCGCTGGGCGTGCTCACGGCGGTCACGGGCGTCTCGGGCTCCGGCAAGTCCACGCTGGTCAACGACATCCTCTACACCCACCTGGCCCGCGAGCTGAACGGCGCCCGGTCCGTCCCGGGACGGCACACCCGGGTGGACGGGGACGACCTCGTCGACAAGGTCGTGCACGTCGACCAGTCGCCGATCGGCCGGACGCCGAGGTCCAACCCGGCGACGTACACCGGTGTCTTCGACCACGTGCGTCGGCTCTTCGCGGAGACCATGGAGGCGAAGGTGCGCGGCTACCTGCCGGGCCGCTTCTCCTTCAACGTCAAGGGCGGCCGGTGCGAGAACTGCTCCGGCGACGGCACGATCAAGATCGAGATGAACTTCCTGCCGGACGTGTACGTCCCGTGCGAGGTCTGCCACGGCGCCCGGTACAACCGGGAGACGCTGGAGGTCCACTACAAGGGCAAGTCCATCGCCGAGGTCCTCGACATGCCGATCGAGGAGGCGCTGCACTTCTTCGAGGCGGTGCCGACGATCGCCCGGCACCTGAAGACCCTGAACGAGGTCGGTCTCGGGTACGTCCGGCTCGGTCAGTCCGCGCCGACGCTGTCGGGCGGTGAGGCGCAGCGCGTGAAGCTGGCGTCCGAGCTGCAGAAGCGGTCGACGGGGCGGACGGTGTACGTCCTCGACGAGCCGACGACCGGCCTGCACTTCGAGGACATCTCGAAGCTGATCAAGGTGCTGTCGGGGCTGGTGGACAAGGGCAACTCGGTGATCGTCATCGAGCACAACCTGGATGTCATCAAGACCGCGGACTGGGTCATCGACATGGGCCCCGAAGGCGGCTACGGCGGCGGCCTGGTCGTCGCCGAGGGCACCCCGGAGCAGGTCGCGTCGGTCGGGGCGAGCCACACCGGCAAGTTCCTGCGCGACATCCTGGGCGCGGACCGGGTCTCCGACGCGGGGTCGGCTCCGGCCCGGTCCGCGGCGAAGAAGCCCGCGGCGAAGAAGGCCACCGCCAAGAAGGCGGCGGCGGCTCCGGCGAAGAAGACGGCGGCGGCCAAGAAGACGGCGGCCCCGGCGAAGAAGACGACGAGGGCCCGCAAGGCCTAGGCCTGTCGTCGATCGGAACAGGGGCGCCCGCGTACGGCTTCGTACGCGGGCGCCCCTTCGTCATGCCGGGCGGGCAGGCAGACCGTCGACCGTCGGTCGGGCGGCCGGCGGCGTGCGGGCGCGGGCGGCGATCAGGTGGCGATGCCGACCGCGTGGCCGATCGTCGTCGGGTCGGCCAGGGTGCTCAGGAGGGCGTCCGCGACGTCCGCGCGGGCGATGGACTTGCCGTCGGGGACGTTGGCGTCGAGGGCCCTGCGGTAGGTGCCCGTACGGGGCCGGTTCAGCAGGCGCGGAGGGCGGATCACCGTCCACTGGACGGACCCCGCCCCGATCGCCTCCTCCATCACCGCCAGGTCCGCGTACAGGTCCCGCAGCACCCGCCGCAGGATCGGGTAGACCACCGCCCGGGTCAGGAATCCGTCCCGCGGGTTCGGCGGCCCCAGCGGGGCGGCGCTCACCGCCGACAGGCGCCGCACCCCGGACCGGCCCATCGCCGGGACGATCGACCGCAGGGCCGGGCCGGCGATCGGGGTCAGCCGGGCCTGCTTGTTGTTCGCCGAGCCGAGTGCGGAGATCACCGCGTCCCGACCCGCGAGAAACGGGAGCAGGGCCTCCTCGTCCGTCAGGTCCCGCACCACGGCCACCTGGAGGCGGTCGTGCGCCGGCACGTCCAGCCGCGCCGGGTCGCGTACGACGGCCGTCACCTCGTGGCCCGCGTCGAGTGCCTGGCGGACGACTTCGCGGCCGACCCCGCCCGTGGCCCCGAACACCGTGAGTCTCATGGCGAACTCCTGCCCCGTTGGTGAGGGGTGAATAGTGGTGGGTAGGGGTGGGTGAGTGTTCACTCACCCCTGTTTCCCTTAGAGTGAGTGAATGCTCACCCCCACGTCAAGTCGCCCCACGCCGGAGCGTCTGCTGGACGCCGCCGAGACGCTGATGCGCACCACCGGGCTGGCCAACGCCACCACCAAGGCCATCGCCCGCGAGGCCGGCTGCTCGGAGGCCGCGCTCTACAAGTACTTCGCGAACAAGGAAGAGCTGTTCGTCCGCGTCCTCATGGAGCGCCGGCCCAACGCCGCCGCGCTGATGGCCGCGCTGACCACCGACCCGGGGGAGCAGTCGGTCGAGGACCGGCTGGCCGACATCGCCCGGCACGCCTCGCTCTTCTACGCCGATGCCATGCCCATGGCGGCCTCGCTCTTCGCGGACCCCGCCCTGCTCGTGCGGCACCGCGAGGGCGTGCGCGAGATCGGCGCCGGGCCGCACGTGGTGCTCGACGCCCTGACCGACCACCTGGTGCGTGAGCGCGACCGCGGGCGGCTGCGCCCCGACGCCGATCCGGGCGCCGCCGCGGCCCTGCTGCTCGGCGCCTGCTTCCAGCGGGCCTTCTTCCTGCACTTCTCCGGCGCCGACGTGGTGCGGCCGGTCGAGGAGTTCGCCCCGGGCCTGGCCCGCACGGTCTGGGCCGCGCTGCGCCGAGGCGAGCCCGCGCCGGGGTGACCCGTACCGCGCCGGGGCGACCCGCGTCCTGCCACGGTGACCCGTACCGCGCGGGGCGACCGGTACCGCGCCACGGTGACCCGTACCGCGCCGGGGCGGGCCCGGGGCCGTCGGGTCAGAGTTCGGTGGCGTACGGCGGCTCCGCGCCCGCCCGGGTGCAGGTCACCGCCGCGGCGCGGGCGGCGTACGCCAGTACCTCCGGCCAGTCCACCGGCCCCGGCCGCCCCGTCAGCCGGTGCAGCAGCGCCGCGTTGACGGTGTCGCCCGCGCCGATCGTGTCCACGACGGGCACCCGCAGGCCGGGCACGGAGTGCTCCGCGCCCTCGCGCGTCCACACCGTCAGGCCCGCCCCGCCCCGGGTGAGCACCACGGCCGACGGTCCGGCCGCCAGCCAGTCGGCGACCCGGCCGCCCAGCCAGGCCGCGTCCTCCTCGGAGAGCTTGAGGATCGACACGTGGGGGAGCCGTCGCAGGAAGCGGTCCCGGTAGGCGTCCGCGTCGGGGATCAGCGCCGGCCGGATGTTGGGGTCCATGAGGGTCGTCAGCCCGCGCCCCGACTCGCGGCGCAACAGGGCGTCGTAGGCGCTCGCACCGGGCTCCAGCACCAGGGAGCAGGTGCCGAGCGCGAGGGCCCGTGCACCGGGCGGCAGGGCGGGCGGGAGGGTGAACAGCCGGTCGGCCGTCCCCTCGGTGTGGAAGACGTAGGCCGCCGAGCCGTCCGGGGCCAGCGACGGCACGGCCAGCGTGGTCGGTTCGGGGCCGCGCTGGACCAGCGAGAGGTCCACCCCGGCGGCCCGGAGGCCGTCCAGCAGCGAGACGCCGAAGCCGTCCGTCGACACCCGGGAGCAGAAGGCGACGTCGGCGCCGAGCCGGCCCAGCGCCAGCGCGGTGTTGTACGGTCCGCCGCCCGCCCGGGGCAGCAGGGCGCCCGGTGGCTCCGCGACGGGCACCAGGTCGATCAGGGCTTCTCCACCGACGACGATCACGCGGGGGAAGGTATCCCATCGGGCGCGGGTATCGTCGGGTGGACCGAACCCCACGCCGAACCCCACGCCGAATCCCGGGAGAGTTCCATGTCCGCGTCGCAGTCCGCCGCCCGTCGTACCGTCCTCAAGGGCGCGGCCGCGCTCGCCGGGGCCGCGGGCGCCGGGGTGACCCTGGCGGCCTGTTCCACCGGGACCGACAGCGGCGGCCGCTCCCCGGCGGTGCCGACGGAGCCGGTCGAGTTGGGCGCGGCGAGCGAGGTCCCGGTCGGCGGCGCGACGCTGTTCCGCGAGCGCAAGCTCGTCGTGAGCTGCCCGGCGGAGGGCCAGTACAAGGCGTTCAGCGCCCAGTGCACGCACGCCGGATGCGTCCTCGACAAGATCGTCGAGGGTGAGGGGAACTGCCCCTGCCACGGCAGCCGCTTCGACGTGGCCACCGGCAAGGTGCTGCGCGGCCCGGCCTCCGCCCCGCTGCCGTCGGTCCCGGTGAAGGTCGAGGGCGGCCGGCTCGTCGCCGGCTGACCCCGCCCCGCAACGGACGCCGGGGCAACGGGCGGAGCCACGGGCGGGGAGCGCCGCACGCGGCTACTCCCAGTCCCACGCGATGCCCAGGATCCCGCGTCGCACGCCTTCCTCCAGCAGGTGCACCGCCCGGTGCCGGCCGCTCGGGGTCAGGTCCGCGAGGCCGTCGCGGCGCGCCCCCGGGCCGCTCCGGCTGAACCGCCGGCAGCGCACGGGCAGGGCCGCCTCGTCGAAGCGGACCTGGAGCATGTACTGGCCGCCGGTGTAGCTGAAGCCGCGCACGTACTCGGTGCACCGGCCGCCCGTGCCGTCCTCGAAGCCGTAGCCGAAGACGTACGTGTCGCCCGCGCGGAGCCGTGCGTCGAAGAGCAGTTCGGCGACCACCACCTCCGCCTCGCGGTGCCACCGCACCCGTCCCGTCCGGCAGTTCTCCTCCGCCCGCACCCGGATCCGGGCCGGGTCGCAGCCGGGGTCGCCGTGGTGGACGGCGAGGTACCGGTCGACCCCGTCGCGGTGGGCGCGCACCACGTGCTGCGAGACCCGGCCCACCAGCTCGCCGGCGGCGCCGATCCGCACCCGCTCGTGGTGGCCGACCGTGTGCAGACCACCGTCCGAGGGCAGTTCCATTCCGGCCAACAGCTCCTCCACCGCGGCGCCCACGCTGACCAGGGAGCGGTACGAGCGACCCGGCGGGCGAATCGTTTCGGCGGAGGCGCCCTCCGGCGTGTCCAGCAGACGTGACAGGGTTCCCCCGGGCAGTTCCAGGATCTCCTCCAGCGCCTGCACGGCCCTCAGGGACTCGGCGCGGCGCGGGCGGCGCGCGCCCTGCTGCCAGTAACTCAGGCTCGTCACACCGAGCTTGATGCCCCGCGCGGCGAGCCGGTGCTGGACCCGGTGCAGGGGCAGGCCGCGGGCCGTCAGTGCGGCCCGCAGCGCGAGGTGGAAGGGGCCCGCGCGCAACAGTCGCGGCAGGTCGTGGGCACGGTCCGCAGTCGTCCGCATGGCGGAAACCTCCTGTGAACGTTCACGCGTCGCGGGGCGGGAGACCGCGTCCGGGACGCCCGGGATTCAGGTGGGCCCTGGTGAGCACGGGTGGACGGAGGGCGGCCGTTCACATTCCGGTTGCCCCGTTCACACGGCGATGTCACCGCGTATTGAAGCGTGTTGACCTGATCGCGACAACACCCCGATGCTCCTCCACAGCGTCCGGACGCGCTCCTCCGATCCCCACTCTCCACCCCGGGAGGAACGCGATGCGCAAGCCCAACCGGCGGCTGTCCCCGGCCGCCCTCCTCATCGCCCTGTTCTTCGTCCTGTCCACCGGCACCGCCACCGCCGTCGACGCCGGCACGGACTCCGCTCTCGCCTCCAAGCGCCTGAACATCACCATGCAGGCCCAGCAGAAGACCAACTGGTGCTGGGCCGCGGGCGGCAACACGATCGCGACCTGGTTCGGCCGCTCCTACAGCCAGAACCAGTTCTGCAACGCCGCCTTCAACCGCCAACAGGGCACCGAATGCCCCAACAACCAGGCCACCCTGGGCAACGTCCAGACCGGTCTGCGCTGGGCCGGCGTCAACTCCGGCTCCTACGTGACCGGCTGGCTCCAGTACTCCACCGTCCAGACCGAGATCAACGCCGGCCGACCCATGGAGACCCGCATCCAGTGGTCCAACGGCGGCGGCCACATGCACGTGATCTACGGCTACGACACCGCGAACAGCTGGGTCTACTGGGGCGATCCATGGCCCTCCAGCGACCGCTACAACTGGGCCTCCCACGCCTGGTACGTCGACAACGAGACCTTCTCCTGGACCCACTCCCTCTACCGGATCGGAGCGTGACGCCGTGACCGCCGTACCCCTGCGCGCCGCCGCCGTCGCGGTCCTCGCCGGTGCCTGCCTGCTCCTGTCCCCACAGGCCCAGGCGTCCCCCGTACCGCAGCCCCCGTCCGCCGGCGCCGACGTCCGGGCAGCCGCCCGGGAGGCGGCCGTCGCCCCCGACACCCTGGCCACCCTCGCCCGGTTCTTCGCCCGGGAGGGCAAGGTCGGCCTCGCGCAGGCCAAGCCCCGCATCGAGGGCGAGACGATCCCCGTCCACCACCTCTCCCCGGACTTCGTTGCCGGCAAGGCGGGGGCACCCGTGGCCCGCCTGGAGTTCCTCGCGAGCGAGGCCGTCTCCTCGGACGGACAGCGGGCCGCCCTGTGGACCGCCCGCACACCCGCCGGCTGGCAGGTCGTGAACATCGCCACCGGCGACGACGAATTCCGCTACGCCGGACTCGGGGCGGAGAAACTGCCCGGCGGCACCGTGTTCCGCGAGCCGCAGATCGACGCGTGGTACGTGGCCCGGGGCGACCGGGTGCTGCCGCTCGACGAGGACGCGACGCGGGCCGTGGGAGCCACCGGGACCAGCCTGGCCGGCTACCGGGCCCGCGTCGCCAAGGCCTACGGCGACAAACTCCCCGGCTCCGCCTACGCCAGGGACGGTCGCGCCGGCGGCTACGCCGAACCCGCCGCGGCGACGGCGGCCCGCCCCACCGGGTCCTCCCCGTCCCCGTCCCCGGCCTCGCCGGCGGCCGGGGCGGCCGGCGCCGCCGGGGTGCTCGCGCTGGGCGGCGCCGGGATCCTGCTCCTGCGCCGCCGCGCGGTCCGCCCGTAGGTCCTGTCGTCGAAGGGGCGCCGCGGCCAGGCGGGACTTCGACGACAGGGCCCGGGAAGGCCCGCGGGGCCCGGCCCTCCGCCAGGGGGCCGGGCCCCGCGGGCGGCCCCCGCGGGGCCCGGGCGGCGCCCCTCCCCGGGCGCCGCCCCGTACGCCGTCGCGCCGAAGGGCCGCGACCGGGCCGGCCCCCGGCGACGGGGGCCGGTGCAGGGGGACCGTTGTCGGCCGCCGCCAGTAGGGTGGTTGGCATGGCCGACCCTTCCAGCTACCGCCCCCAGCCGGGGCAGATCCCCGACTCCCCGGGGGTCTACAGGTTCCGCGACGAGCACCGCCGGGTGATCTACGTCGGGAAGGCCAAAAGCCTGCGGCAACGCCTGGCCAGCTACTTCCAGGACGTCGCGAACCTGCACCCGCGCACCGCCACGATGGTCACGACCGCCGCCTCCGTCGAGTGGACCGTGGTGTCCACCGAGGTCGAGGCGCTCCAGCTGGAGTACTCCTGGATCAAGGAGTACGACCCCCGGTTCAACGTGAAGTACCGGGACGACAAGAGCTACCCCTCCCTCGCCGTGACCATGAACGAGGAGTACCCCCGGGTCCAGGTCATGCGCGGACCCAAGAAGAAGGGCGTGCGCTACTTCGGCCCGTACGGGCACGCCTGGGCCATCCGCGAGACCGTCGACCTGATGCTGCGCGTCTTCCCCGTGCGCACCTGTTCCGCCGGGGTGTTCAAGCGGTCCGCCCAGATCGGCCGACCCTGCCTGCTCGGCTACATCGGCAAGTGCTCCGCACCCTGCGTGGGCCGGGTCACCCCCGACGAACACCGTGAACTCGCCGAGGACTTCTGCGACTTCATGGCCGGCCGCACCGGCACCTACCTCACCCGCCTCGAACAGCAGATGCACGAGGCCGCCGAGGACATGGAGTACGAGAAGGCCGCCCGGCTGCGCGACGACATGGGGGCCCTGCGCCGCGCCATGGAGAAGAACGCCGTCGTGCTCGCCGACGCCACCGACGCCGACCTCGTCGCCGTCGCGGAGGACGAGCTCGAAGCCGCCGTGCAGATCTTCCACGTACGCGGCGGCCGGGTCCGCGGCCAGCGCGGCTGGGTCACCGACAAGGTCGAGGCCGTGGACACCGCCGGGCTCGTCGAGCACGCCCTCCAGCAGCTGTACGGGGAGGAGAAGGGCGAGGCCGTCCCCAAGGAGGTGCTGGTCCCGGCGCTGCCCGAGGACACCGCGGCACTGGCCGAGTGGCTCGCCGAGCGGCGCGGGTCCCAGGTGAGCCTGCGCATCCCGCAGCGCGGGGACAAGAAGGCCCTCATGGAGACCGTCCACCGCAACGCCGTGCAGTCCCTCGCCCTGCACAAGACCAAGCGCGCCGGTGACCTGACCACCCGCTCCCGGGCCCTGGAGGAGATCGCCGAGGCGCTGGACCTGGACGGCGCGCCGCTGCGCATCGAGTGCTTCGACATCTCGCACCTCCAGGGCGACGACGTCGTGGCCTCGATGGTGGTCTTCGAGGACGGGCTCGCACGCAAGAGCGAGTACCGGCGCTTCCAGATCAAATCGTTCGAGGGACAGGACGACGTCCGTTCCATGCACGAGGTGGTCTCGCGGCGCTTCCGCCGCTACCTCCAGGAGAAGCTGAAGACGGGGGAGTGGTCCCCCGAGGACGCTCAGGACGGCGAGATCCCGGCCGAGGACGACGGTCGGCCCAAACGGTTCGCCTACCCGCCGCAGCTCGTGGTGGTCGACGGCGGGCAGCCGCAGGTCGCCGCCGCCAAGCGGGCCCTGGAGGAGCTGGGGGTCGACGACGTCGCCGTGTGCGGCCTGGCCAAGCGGCTGGAGGAGGTGTGGCTGCCCGGCGAGGACGACCCCGTCGTGCTGCCCCGCACCAGCGAGGGCCTCTACCTGCTCCAGCGGGTCCGTGACGAAGCCCACCGGTTCGCCATCCAGTACCAGCGCAGCAAGCGCGGCAAGCGCCTGAAATCGAGCCCGCTGGACGACGTGCCCGGACTCGGCGAGAGCCGCAAACAGGCCCTCGTCAAGCACTTCGGTTCGGTGAAGAAGCTGAGACAGGCGACAATCGACCAGATCTGCGAGGTCCCGGGCATAGGCCGCAAGACGGCCGAGACCGTGGCCGCGGCCCTCGCCCACGCGGTTCCCGCCGGTCCTGCCGTCAACACGGCGACAGGGGAGATCATGGAAGACGAGACCCCCGCGCCCGCGGGAGCATCGTCCGAACGGGGGACCGAGCAATGACCGAGCACGAGACCACGCACGACCGAGACGGAGCACAGGTGAGTACGGGCACGACAGTGGAGCCCGGCGAGGCCGCCGAGGCGGCCATCCCCGAGCTGGTGATCATCTCCGGGATGTCCGGAGCCGGCCGCAGCACCGCGGCGAAGTGCCTGGAGGACCTCGGCTGGTTCGTCGTCGACAACCTCCCCCCGGCGCTCATCCCCACCATGGTGGAGCTCGGTGCCCGCTCGCAGGGCAACGTGGCACGCATCGCCGTCGTCGTCGACGTCCGCGGCCGGCAGTTCTTCGACGCGCTGCGCGAGTCCCTCGCCGACCTCGAAGGCAAGGGCGTCACCCGGCGCATCGTCTTCCTGGAGTCCTCCGACGACGCGCTGGTCCGCCGCTTCGAGTCGGTCCGCCGCCCGCACCCCCTCCAGGGCGACGGCCGCATCACCGACGGCATCGCCGCCGAGCGCGACCTGCTGCGCGAGCTGCGCGGCGACGCCGACCTGGTCATCGACACCTCCAGCCTGAACGTCCACGAACTGCGCGCCAAGATGGACGCCCAGTTCGCGGGCGACGAGGAGCCCGAGCTGCGGGCCACCGTCATGTCCTTCGGCTACAAGTACGGCCTCCCCGTCGACGCCGACCTCGTCGTCGACTGTCGATTCATCCCCAACCCGCACTGGGTCCCGGAACTGCGCCCCTTCACCGGGCTCAACGAGGAGGTGTCGGGCTACGTCTTCAGCCAGCCCGGCGCCAAGGAGTTCCTCGACCGGTACACCGAGCTGCTCCAGCTCATCGCCACCGGCTACCGCCGCGAGGGCAAGCGCTACGTGACCATCGCGGTCGGCTGCACCGGCGGCAAGCACCGCAGCGTGGCCATGTCCGAGAAGCTCGCCGCCCGCCTCGCCTCCGAGGGAGTCGAGACCGTCGTAGTGCACCGGGACATGGGGCGCGAGTGACCGGACGGAGTCTGAGACTGCGCCGCCTGCGCCGTCTCACCCCCGGGCGGGGGGAGGACGGCGCGGGCCGTCGCCGCGGCGCCACGCCGAAGGTGGTCGCGCTGGGCGGCGGCCAAGGGCTGTCGGCCTCCCTCGCCGCCCTGCGGCGGATCACCGGTGACCTCACCGCCGTGGTCACCGTCGCCGACGACGGCGGCTCCAGCGGCCGGCTCCGGGAGGAGCTCGGCGTGCTGCCGCCCGGCGACCTGCGCAAGGCGCTGGCCGCGCTGTGCGGCGACGACGAATGGGGCCAGACCTGGGCCCGGGTCATCCAGCACCGTTTCCAGTCCCGCGGGGACCTGCACGAGCACGCCGTCGGCAACCTGCTGATCGTCGCCCTGTGGGAACAGCTCGGCGATCCCGTCCAGGCACTCGACCTGGTCGGCAAACTGCTGGGCGCACAGGGCCGGGTGCTGCCGATGTCGGCGGTGCCCCTGGAACTCCAGGCGCTGGTCAAGGGGCACGATCCGGCCCGCCCGGACGACGTGGACACCGTCCGGGGGCAGGCCACCGTGGCCCTCACCCCGGGCGAGGTGCTCTCCGTACAGGTCGTGCCCGGCGACCCGCCGGCCGTGCCGGAGGCCGTCGCGGCCGTGCTCGACGCCGACTGGGTGGTGCTCGGACCGGGATCGTGGTTCTCCTCCGTGATCCCGCACCTGCTGGTGCCCGAACTGCTCGACGCGCTCATCGAGACGAAGGCCCGAAGGGTCCTCTCGCTGAACCTCGCGCCGCAACCCGGTGAAACAGAGGGCTTCTCTCCGCAGCGTCATTTGGAGGTTTTGGCCCGACACGCCCCTAAACTCGCCCTGGACGTGGTGCTGGCCGACGAGGCCGCCGTGCCCGACCGCGAGTCCCTCTCCGATGCCGCGAAACGGTTCGGTGCCGCGGTCGAGCTGGCGCCGGTTGCCAGGCA of the Streptomyces sp. NBC_01426 genome contains:
- the uvrA gene encoding excinuclease ABC subunit UvrA; its protein translation is MTDRLIVRGAREHNLKNVSLDLPRDSLIVFTGLSGSGKSSLAFDTIFAEGQRRYVESLSSYARQFLGQMDKPDVDFIEGLSPAVSIDQKSTSRNPRSTVGTITEVYDYLRLLFARIGKPHCPECRRPISRQSPQAIVDKVLALPEGSRFQVLSPLVRERKGEFVDLFADLQTKGYSRARVDGETIQLSEPPTLKKQEKHTIEVVVDRLTVKDGAKRRLTDSVETALGLSGGMVILDFVDLAEDDPERERMYSEHLYCPYDDLSFEELEPRSFSFNSPFGACPECTGIGTRMEVDPDLIIPDEEKSLDEGAVSPWSLGHTKDYFQRLIGALAGELGFRTDIPWAGLPLRARKALLYGHKTQIEVRYRNRYGRERAYTTAFEGAVPFVKRRHAESESDASRERFEGYMREVPCPTCEGTRLKPIVLAVTVMDRSIADVAAMSISECADFLGRLRLDARDKKIAERVLKEVNERLRFLVDVGLDYLSLNRAAGTLSGGEAQRIRLATQIGSGLVGVLYVLDEPSIGLHQRDNHRLIETLVRLRDMGNTLIVVEHDEDTIKVADWVVDIGPGAGEHGGKVVHSGSLKELLKNTESITGQYLSGKRSIPLPDVRRPVDGERRLTVHGAKENNLRDIDVSFPLGVLTAVTGVSGSGKSTLVNDILYTHLARELNGARSVPGRHTRVDGDDLVDKVVHVDQSPIGRTPRSNPATYTGVFDHVRRLFAETMEAKVRGYLPGRFSFNVKGGRCENCSGDGTIKIEMNFLPDVYVPCEVCHGARYNRETLEVHYKGKSIAEVLDMPIEEALHFFEAVPTIARHLKTLNEVGLGYVRLGQSAPTLSGGEAQRVKLASELQKRSTGRTVYVLDEPTTGLHFEDISKLIKVLSGLVDKGNSVIVIEHNLDVIKTADWVIDMGPEGGYGGGLVVAEGTPEQVASVGASHTGKFLRDILGADRVSDAGSAPARSAAKKPAAKKATAKKAAAAPAKKTAAAKKTAAPAKKTTRARKA
- a CDS encoding NAD(P)-dependent oxidoreductase, which gives rise to MRLTVFGATGGVGREVVRQALDAGHEVTAVVRDPARLDVPAHDRLQVAVVRDLTDEEALLPFLAGRDAVISALGSANNKQARLTPIAGPALRSIVPAMGRSGVRRLSAVSAAPLGPPNPRDGFLTRAVVYPILRRVLRDLYADLAVMEEAIGAGSVQWTVIRPPRLLNRPRTGTYRRALDANVPDGKSIARADVADALLSTLADPTTIGHAVGIAT
- a CDS encoding TetR/AcrR family transcriptional regulator, which translates into the protein MLTPTSSRPTPERLLDAAETLMRTTGLANATTKAIAREAGCSEAALYKYFANKEELFVRVLMERRPNAAALMAALTTDPGEQSVEDRLADIARHASLFYADAMPMAASLFADPALLVRHREGVREIGAGPHVVLDALTDHLVRERDRGRLRPDADPGAAAALLLGACFQRAFFLHFSGADVVRPVEEFAPGLARTVWAALRRGEPAPG
- a CDS encoding carbohydrate kinase family protein, with protein sequence MIVVGGEALIDLVPVAEPPGALLPRAGGGPYNTALALGRLGADVAFCSRVSTDGFGVSLLDGLRAAGVDLSLVQRGPEPTTLAVPSLAPDGSAAYVFHTEGTADRLFTLPPALPPGARALALGTCSLVLEPGASAYDALLRRESGRGLTTLMDPNIRPALIPDADAYRDRFLRRLPHVSILKLSEEDAAWLGGRVADWLAAGPSAVVLTRGGAGLTVWTREGAEHSVPGLRVPVVDTIGAGDTVNAALLHRLTGRPGPVDWPEVLAYAARAAAVTCTRAGAEPPYATEL
- a CDS encoding Rieske (2Fe-2S) protein, with protein sequence MSASQSAARRTVLKGAAALAGAAGAGVTLAACSTGTDSGGRSPAVPTEPVELGAASEVPVGGATLFRERKLVVSCPAEGQYKAFSAQCTHAGCVLDKIVEGEGNCPCHGSRFDVATGKVLRGPASAPLPSVPVKVEGGRLVAG
- a CDS encoding papain-like cysteine protease family protein; amino-acid sequence: MRKPNRRLSPAALLIALFFVLSTGTATAVDAGTDSALASKRLNITMQAQQKTNWCWAAGGNTIATWFGRSYSQNQFCNAAFNRQQGTECPNNQATLGNVQTGLRWAGVNSGSYVTGWLQYSTVQTEINAGRPMETRIQWSNGGGHMHVIYGYDTANSWVYWGDPWPSSDRYNWASHAWYVDNETFSWTHSLYRIGA
- the uvrC gene encoding excinuclease ABC subunit UvrC, which produces MADPSSYRPQPGQIPDSPGVYRFRDEHRRVIYVGKAKSLRQRLASYFQDVANLHPRTATMVTTAASVEWTVVSTEVEALQLEYSWIKEYDPRFNVKYRDDKSYPSLAVTMNEEYPRVQVMRGPKKKGVRYFGPYGHAWAIRETVDLMLRVFPVRTCSAGVFKRSAQIGRPCLLGYIGKCSAPCVGRVTPDEHRELAEDFCDFMAGRTGTYLTRLEQQMHEAAEDMEYEKAARLRDDMGALRRAMEKNAVVLADATDADLVAVAEDELEAAVQIFHVRGGRVRGQRGWVTDKVEAVDTAGLVEHALQQLYGEEKGEAVPKEVLVPALPEDTAALAEWLAERRGSQVSLRIPQRGDKKALMETVHRNAVQSLALHKTKRAGDLTTRSRALEEIAEALDLDGAPLRIECFDISHLQGDDVVASMVVFEDGLARKSEYRRFQIKSFEGQDDVRSMHEVVSRRFRRYLQEKLKTGEWSPEDAQDGEIPAEDDGRPKRFAYPPQLVVVDGGQPQVAAAKRALEELGVDDVAVCGLAKRLEEVWLPGEDDPVVLPRTSEGLYLLQRVRDEAHRFAIQYQRSKRGKRLKSSPLDDVPGLGESRKQALVKHFGSVKKLRQATIDQICEVPGIGRKTAETVAAALAHAVPAGPAVNTATGEIMEDETPAPAGASSERGTEQ
- the rapZ gene encoding RNase adapter RapZ codes for the protein MTEHETTHDRDGAQVSTGTTVEPGEAAEAAIPELVIISGMSGAGRSTAAKCLEDLGWFVVDNLPPALIPTMVELGARSQGNVARIAVVVDVRGRQFFDALRESLADLEGKGVTRRIVFLESSDDALVRRFESVRRPHPLQGDGRITDGIAAERDLLRELRGDADLVIDTSSLNVHELRAKMDAQFAGDEEPELRATVMSFGYKYGLPVDADLVVDCRFIPNPHWVPELRPFTGLNEEVSGYVFSQPGAKEFLDRYTELLQLIATGYRREGKRYVTIAVGCTGGKHRSVAMSEKLAARLASEGVETVVVHRDMGRE
- a CDS encoding gluconeogenesis factor YvcK family protein, yielding MTGRSLRLRRLRRLTPGRGEDGAGRRRGATPKVVALGGGQGLSASLAALRRITGDLTAVVTVADDGGSSGRLREELGVLPPGDLRKALAALCGDDEWGQTWARVIQHRFQSRGDLHEHAVGNLLIVALWEQLGDPVQALDLVGKLLGAQGRVLPMSAVPLELQALVKGHDPARPDDVDTVRGQATVALTPGEVLSVQVVPGDPPAVPEAVAAVLDADWVVLGPGSWFSSVIPHLLVPELLDALIETKARRVLSLNLAPQPGETEGFSPQRHLEVLARHAPKLALDVVLADEAAVPDRESLSDAAKRFGAAVELAPVARQDGSPKHDPELLAAAYDRIFRMHGRIGPWR